The Branchiostoma floridae strain S238N-H82 chromosome 8, Bfl_VNyyK, whole genome shotgun sequence genome has a segment encoding these proteins:
- the LOC118422044 gene encoding RAB6-interacting golgin-like, which yields MAGWTGFSDEELARIKGVPEDGPAVHQKRRLTRLQPQRTRQQQQRDKLIQEKIAEINHGSSNHGNGNHGSANGRLDSLQTGNKMKLAVKKEPSKPKSPSPQTKKRVTFQLPEEGKPEEAGGGAETSQKPAAEETSSVMSQEEKEPEMITDDKEVEKREYSKLEQIQKQQKEIEELNKRKKLLLSKAIADRKKRTQQEAARLSLIQKELEKMEHLLNVDVSILRDKIDDVSREYSEARKRLQKAEEEYVQAKLEFHQKAEMKEQLTEHLYSIIQQNELRKSRKLAELMERMEMVQGEEEEPLPQMEELHPPMMHPESPGLRHEAARLEQASQQHSTEKPGDSTEKPGDSTEKPGDSMEKTGDSTGKPSDVSPDKTGKKEPGNAPEKAKNDEKSKHDDIPLARSIEQSTGNGKTQSGSEGTSDKLGTNVEEKKRDMETETPDKGGGDSAGRSTENEKERTDDGSDAGNGDGEKQSADTPQTFHTTQYTQCYGTLKDYTSDKY from the exons ATGGCGGGCTGGACGGGATTTTCGGATGAGGAATTGGCCAGAATAAAAGGTGTCCCAGAAG ATGGTCCAGCTGTGCATCAGAAGCGGCGTCTGACGAGACTACAGCCTCAGCGGACCCGGCAGCAGCAGCAGCGCGACAAACTCATCCAGGAGAAAATAGCCGAGATCAACCACGGCAGCAGTAACCACGGCAACGGTAACCACGGCAGCGCCAACGGGAGGCTCGACTCGCTGCAGACGGGAAACAAGATGAAGCTTGCCGTGAAGAAG GAACCTTCCAAGCCCAAGTCTCCGAGTCCGCAGACTAAGAAGCGGGTGACGTTTCAGCTGCCTGAGGAAGGAAAACCTGAGGAGGCGGGAGGAGGCGCAGAAACGTCTCAGAAACCTGCGGCAGAGGAGACGTCTTCTGTAATGTCTCAGGAGGAGAAGGAGCCTGAGATGATCACAGATGATAAGGAAGTGGAGAA ACGAGAGTACTCCAAACTGGAGCAGATCCAAAAACAGCAGAAGGAGATCGAGGAGTTGAACAAGAGGAAGAAACTGCTGCTGTCGAAAGCCATTGCTGACAG GAAGAAGCGTACCCAGCAGGAGGCAGCTCGGCTGAGTCTGATTCAGAAGGAGCTGGAGAAGATGGAACACCTCCTTAACGTGGACGTCTCCATCCTCAGGGACAAGATCGATGATGTCAGCAGGGAGTACTCCGAGGCAAG GAAACGTCTGCAGAAGGCGGAGGAGGAGTATGTGCAAGCGAAGCTGGAGTTCCATCAGAAGGCTGAGATGAAAGAACAGCTGACGGAACACCTGTACTCCATCATCCAGCAGAACGAACTGAGGAAGTCCCGGAAGCTGGCCGAGCTGATGGAGAGGATGGAGATGGTccagggggaggaggaggagccgCTCCCGCAGATGGAGGAGCTGCATCCTCCCATGATGCACCCTGAGTCGCCTGGGCTCCGTCATGAGGCGGCCAGACTAGAGCAGGCGAGTCAGCAGCACTCAACTGAGAAACCTGGAGACTCCACGGAGAAACCTGGAGACTCCACGGAGAAACCTGGAGACTCCATGGAGAAAACTGGAGACTCAACGGGGAAACCTTCGGATGTTTCACCTGACAAAACAGGGAAGAAAGAACCGGGTAATGCTCCAGAGAAAGCTAAAAATGATGAGAAAAGTAAACATGATGATATTCCTCTTGCCAGAAGTATAGAACAAAGTACAGGGAATGGTAAAACACAGTCTGGCAGTGAAGGGACGAGCGACAAACTTGGTACAAACGTAGAAGAGAAGAAAAGGGACATGGAAACAGAAACTCCTGACAAAGGAGGTGGAGATTCGGCTGGACGGTCGACAGAAAATGAGAAGGAAAGGACAGATGACGGTTCTGATGCAGGAAACGGGGACGGGGAAAAACAATCAGCTGATACACCACAGACTTTTcacacaacacaatacacacaatGTTATGGAACACTCAAAGATTATACATCAGATAAATATTGA
- the LOC118421723 gene encoding NEDD8-conjugating enzyme ubc12-like, whose protein sequence is MKYSGLAQEFHQLLRNVERISAGQAAVEDWGSAPLQFGVDIVPKDGLYRRGRFTFKFSLHDQYPQYPPRVVCLTNIYHPNIDTVDEYEGEICLSMLDEWQPTFTLEDVIIGLLFLLYHPNLEEPLSPFFEPCMNWEEFAEKVRLSLQGGVVEDYYFQRNQVEEGDVHDGTGPRATNQEPVAMVKPRVTNQEPVAMVKPRVTNQEPVAMMKPRVTNQEPVAMVKGREQCGHLDVLR, encoded by the exons ATGAAGTACTCTGGGCTGGCGCAGGAGTTCCACCAGTTGTTGCGGAACGTGGAGCGGATCTCTGCGGGCCAGGCGGCGGTAGAAGACTGGGGGAGCGCGCCGCTACAGTTCGGGGTGGACATCGTGCCTAAAGATGGGCTGTACAGGCGGGGCCGATTCACGTTTAAG TTCTCTCTACACGACCAGTACCCCCAGTACCCGCCCCGTGTCGTCTGCCTGACCAACATCTACCACCCCAACATCGACACTGTGGATGAGTATGAGGGAGAGATATGTTTGTCCATGCTGGATGAGTGGCAGCCAACCTTCACACTGGAG GATGTGATCATCGGGCTGCTGTTCTTGCTGTACCACCCTAACCTTGAGGAGCCACTGTCGCCCTTCTTCGAGCCGTGCATGAACTGGGAGGAGTTTGCGGAGAAGGTGCGGCTCTCCCTGCAGGGCGGGGTCGTGGAGGATTACTACTTCCAGAGGAACCAGGTCGAGGAGGGAGACGTGCATGATGGGACAGGGCCCCGGGCCACCAATCAGgaacctgttgccatggtgaagcCCAGGGTGACCAATCAGgaacctgttgccatggtgaagcCCAGGGTGACCAATCAGGAACCTGTTGCCATGATGAAGCCCAGGGTGACCAATCAGgagcctgttgccatggtgaaggGCAGAGAGCAGTGCGGCCATCTTGATGTCCTTAGATAG